The DNA region GTCGCTGGGCCGCAGGATAGCCGCCGGCATGCGCCACGGCCGTGTGTTTTCCAGCCGCTACCGCAGCGCCCTGATCCAACCGGGCCACTGGCTTGTTCCCACCCAGGTCTGGCTGGAATCTTTACCCGTCACCCTGCACTATGTGGACCGCCCTCAAGCCTGGCCCTGGTCGTCCGCAGCCACCCACACCGGTACAGACCACCGATACGACGCGCTGTTGACCGATCATCCAGACTACTGGCAACTGGGCAACACACCCTTCGCGCGCCAAGCCAGATACGCCGAGCGCCTGGCCGATGGCTTGCCCAGCAGTCAATCCACCCGTATCCGCGACGCGCTCTTCGGCCAATGGGCACTGGGCGAGCCCGACTTCCTGGCAGACCTGCGCTCACGCGCCACACGCAGAATCGCGCCGGCGCCGCGCGGGCGGCCACGCAAGAACACGGACGCAGCAGCGGCTGTTTAGTACCTTGGAACTGACCCCACAGCCAGCTTTATTACCTTGCTGTCCGGATCGCCAAACTGCACTCTGAGCGAAAAGTGATTTTCACCTTCGAGGGCGCTAAGTGAAAGATGGGGTTCTAGGTTACGCCAAGCGCGTGCCAGATCATGAGTCTGCCGCAGGTATTCTCGCCCTTCGTCTCCGCCCACGACCAGGGCCAAGGCGCAGGCCCCCTGAGGTCTCATCGTGACGGGGCTGTTTTTGGCGACCTCTTCTGCGGAAAGCTGCAGCGTATCGTTGACGAAACAGCGCTTGATCGGATTCAAGTCGTAGATCCCGCTGACCAGGCAGGCGCGGTCGACGATAGGTCGCCTCGCGTCGGTGCCTTGTTCGGCGTCGTCCACAAGCAGCATGGCCGCGATGTGGGCGCCGGCGGAATGGCCCGATACGGATAGTCGTTGTGGGTCGCCGCCATAGTTATCGATGTTGTCGTACACCCAAAGCAGTGCGCGGCGGCACGCTGCAATCTGTGCGTCCATGCGCACGGCGGGTAACTGGGGGAAGTTGACGACTACGGCTGTCACATCGTGTGGCACCAGCCCGTCGGCAATAAAGCTGAAATCGCGTTTATCGAGCGAATGCCAGTACCCGCCATGAAAGAATACCTGCACGGGCATGCCGGAACTCCCGGCCTGGAAAATATCAAGGCGTTCGTGACTGGAAGCCCCATAGGGGACGTCCAGCACGGCCCGATGCTTGCGCCTTGCCGCAGTGTTTGCTGCGTCCAGCTGCGCCAGCACGCGCCGGAAATACTCCGGCGCCACCTTTTTTACATTGTCGTACTCTTGGTCGAGGTCGAGAATCACTTCACCGTATTGCTAAGCCGGCCGATACCTTCGATCTCGATGTCGATGGTGTCGCCGCGCTTCATGGGGCCGACGCCGGACGGGGTTCCGGTGATGATGACATCACCCGGATTAAGCGTCATGATGCTCGACACGAACTCGAAGATGCGCTTGATCGGGAAGATCATGTCATTCGTATTGGACGATTGTCGCAATTCGCCGTTTTGCCACAGCTGTATCGCGACGTTGTCAGGGTCGAGCTCGGTTTCTATCCAGGGGCCCAAGGGCTTGTAGGTGTCGAAAGACTTGGCGCGCGTGAACTGGCCATCCTTGCGTTGAAGATCGCGATTGGACACGTCATTGGCGCAGGTAT from Pollutimonas thiosulfatoxidans includes:
- a CDS encoding alpha/beta hydrolase, which gives rise to MILDLDQEYDNVKKVAPEYFRRVLAQLDAANTAARRKHRAVLDVPYGASSHERLDIFQAGSSGMPVQVFFHGGYWHSLDKRDFSFIADGLVPHDVTAVVVNFPQLPAVRMDAQIAACRRALLWVYDNIDNYGGDPQRLSVSGHSAGAHIAAMLLVDDAEQGTDARRPIVDRACLVSGIYDLNPIKRCFVNDTLQLSAEEVAKNSPVTMRPQGACALALVVGGDEGREYLRQTHDLARAWRNLEPHLSLSALEGENHFSLRVQFGDPDSKVIKLAVGSVPRY